The following proteins come from a genomic window of Methylorubrum populi:
- a CDS encoding ABC transporter substrate-binding protein produces MRNLFKAFALIAGLLALPVPLAAPLAAQTVPVRIGVIPVIGAAPVFVANGEGWLKEAGLAPAFTTFESGPNMIQALASGTIDVYVAGIAPLAVARTKGIDVRVVAATAIEEMVFVAAPKLAPYFASAPSKAEAFKQFKAKEGRPARLATQPPGSVPNTTLQHWLWQVAKADKADVEIVAMGIDATQQALLAGAVDGASIREPALTIVQARNPKITLIATGGEMFPDQPGTVVAVYGKFADANPKAVEGLVSALVKATDLLKKDPARAAPPVEAALGKGITDVATIQKALSSPAAKFVADPRTIIEATKQMQAYQVSIGTLDKEAPTDGLFDAKPFDAVKKP; encoded by the coding sequence ATGCGCAATCTGTTCAAGGCCTTCGCCCTGATCGCGGGGCTTCTCGCCCTTCCCGTCCCGCTGGCCGCCCCGCTCGCCGCCCAGACCGTGCCCGTGCGCATCGGCGTGATCCCGGTGATCGGCGCCGCGCCCGTCTTCGTCGCCAACGGCGAGGGCTGGCTGAAGGAGGCCGGGCTGGCGCCGGCCTTCACCACCTTCGAGTCGGGGCCGAACATGATCCAGGCCCTGGCCTCGGGCACCATCGACGTCTACGTCGCCGGCATCGCGCCGCTCGCCGTCGCCCGCACCAAGGGCATCGACGTGCGGGTCGTGGCCGCCACCGCCATCGAGGAGATGGTGTTCGTGGCCGCGCCCAAGCTCGCGCCCTACTTCGCCTCCGCCCCGAGCAAGGCCGAGGCCTTCAAGCAGTTCAAGGCCAAGGAGGGCCGCCCCGCCCGGCTCGCGACGCAGCCGCCGGGCTCGGTGCCGAACACCACCCTCCAGCACTGGCTCTGGCAGGTGGCGAAGGCCGACAAGGCCGATGTCGAGATCGTCGCCATGGGCATCGACGCCACCCAGCAGGCGCTGCTCGCCGGTGCCGTCGACGGCGCCTCGATCCGCGAGCCGGCGCTCACCATCGTCCAGGCCCGCAACCCGAAGATCACGCTGATCGCCACCGGCGGTGAGATGTTCCCCGATCAGCCGGGCACCGTGGTCGCCGTCTACGGCAAGTTCGCCGACGCCAACCCGAAGGCGGTGGAAGGCCTCGTCTCGGCGCTCGTGAAGGCGACCGACCTGCTGAAGAAGGACCCGGCCCGGGCCGCCCCGCCGGTCGAGGCGGCGCTGGGCAAGGGCATCACGGATGTCGCCACGATCCAGAAGGCGCTCTCCTCGCCGGCGGCGAAGTTCGTCGCCGACCCGCGCACGATCATCGAGGCGACGAAGCAGATGCAGGCCTATCAGGTCTCAATCGGCACCCTCGACAAGGAGGCGCCGACCGACGGCCTGTTCGACGCCAAGCCGTTCGACGCGGTCAAGAAGCCCTGA
- a CDS encoding DUF3597 domain-containing protein — MSLIGSIVSKILHPFGSSEAQAAEAGTSSSKPSESQAQPSSGGGSAPASTATSGGTTSGGSVDVEAVLNDLAAKNPQKLNWRTSIVDLMKLLDLDSSLHARQQLADELHYTGDKNDSASMNVWLHKQVIKKLEENGGKVPADLKD; from the coding sequence ATGAGCCTCATCGGCAGCATCGTCAGCAAGATCCTCCACCCGTTCGGCTCGTCGGAGGCGCAGGCCGCCGAGGCCGGCACGTCGTCCTCCAAGCCGTCCGAGAGCCAGGCCCAACCATCCTCCGGCGGCGGGAGCGCCCCGGCCTCCACCGCCACGAGCGGCGGCACGACCTCGGGCGGATCGGTCGATGTCGAGGCCGTGCTCAACGACCTCGCCGCGAAGAACCCGCAGAAGCTGAACTGGCGCACCTCGATCGTCGACCTGATGAAGCTGCTCGACCTCGATTCGAGCCTGCACGCCCGCCAGCAGCTCGCGGACGAGCTGCACTACACCGGCGACAAGAACGATTCGGCCTCGATGAACGTCTGGCTGCACAAGCAGGTTATCAAGAAGCTCGAGGAGAACGGCGGCAAGGTGCCCGCCGACCTCAAGGACTGA
- a CDS encoding Hint domain-containing protein: MAITFNNTVYQPGFFGTDDGGVPASGSFRIDDVYSFPVTVNGTVTNAGDPVTLTYTLPGSTTPTSQTLTATALDNSNMILFTGGSVPGSLAGGTNRFVFSNTQLFGSGDPNRTTFADDGNRTLGAYAPVCFTTGTLIRTSRGDVAVEDLQVGDIAVTASGGLRPITWIGHRAMKAAGAALPFHQQPVRVRAGAFGGGLPTRDLSLSPGHPVLVGADAGNEGGVLVPVMCLINGTTITREPVTSVTYWHVELDGHDILLAEGLPAESYIDGGDRAFFSEASDHALHNPDFVPAGWNARCRPVAVDGPSVEAERQRLDAVFAGALSEQCAWDAESGWAA, translated from the coding sequence ATGGCGATTACTTTCAACAATACGGTGTATCAGCCGGGTTTCTTCGGAACCGATGACGGCGGTGTGCCGGCCAGCGGCAGCTTCCGGATCGACGACGTCTACAGCTTCCCTGTGACCGTGAACGGGACGGTGACCAATGCCGGCGACCCGGTCACGTTGACCTACACGCTGCCCGGCAGCACGACGCCCACCTCGCAGACGCTGACCGCGACGGCGCTCGACAATTCCAACATGATCCTGTTCACCGGCGGCAGCGTGCCGGGCAGCCTGGCGGGGGGCACGAACCGCTTCGTGTTCTCCAACACGCAGCTGTTCGGCAGCGGAGATCCGAACCGGACCACCTTCGCGGACGATGGCAACCGAACGCTGGGCGCCTATGCGCCGGTCTGCTTCACCACCGGAACCCTGATCCGCACGAGCCGCGGCGACGTGGCCGTCGAGGATCTCCAAGTCGGCGACATCGCTGTGACCGCCTCCGGCGGACTTCGTCCGATCACCTGGATCGGCCACCGCGCGATGAAGGCTGCGGGGGCGGCTCTCCCGTTCCATCAGCAGCCGGTGCGCGTCCGCGCGGGCGCCTTCGGCGGCGGCCTGCCGACGCGCGACCTCAGCCTCTCGCCCGGCCACCCGGTGCTGGTCGGGGCCGATGCCGGCAACGAGGGTGGCGTGCTCGTGCCCGTCATGTGCCTGATCAACGGCACCACCATCACCCGCGAGCCGGTGACGAGCGTCACCTACTGGCACGTCGAACTCGACGGCCACGACATCCTGCTGGCCGAGGGCCTGCCGGCGGAGAGCTACATCGATGGTGGCGACCGCGCCTTCTTCTCGGAAGCCTCCGACCACGCCCTTCACAATCCGGACTTCGTGCCCGCGGGCTGGAACGCCCGCTGCCGCCCGGTCGCGGTCGATGGTCCGTCCGTCGAGGCGGAGCGGCAGCGCCTCGACGCGGTGTTCGCCGGTGCCCTGAGCGAGCAGTGCGCGTGGGACGCCGAGAGCGGCTGGGCTGCCTGA
- a CDS encoding TonB-dependent receptor — protein MRALRSGLVASVALLPGSAFAQEAVSLDEISVVATTPVGAAGSGARRGAPSFGAVPSGVAAPRLRGGDQPLFKIPSTVETVTAADLDVDRGTFNAVATLARRVPGLNLSDSQGSAGRVDITYRGFTASPVQGVPQGLAVYQNGVRINEAFGDVVNFDLIPPVAIQRIDVVTGNPIFGLNALGGAVNIQMKNGFTWQGTEISALGGSDGRIAGSLQYGKMVGPWSFYFAGDGLNDRGWRFESPSTIGRIYTDIGYRSQDSEFHLIGQFARTFFGAAAAAPVDFTRVDDRAIFTYPQTTTQQVGTLQMTGRVDVSPSWDLAGNAYFRRFSNQYVDGNDGNFENCSTRSSFRGRLCFEDDGFSPSAGQSQLAFRDQFLILGRGLNAPGIPFTGGVPYGTLDVTKTEATGYGGSLQAANRDRVLDHGNSFVVGGSIDVADYSFKSSSTLGVINPDLSVTTDPNNPFYGTIPGLGTQQIRTAGALGIAPSQVIGSNLYMGLYASDTFDVTDQLSLTAGARLNFARISTQDLTGFSPDVTGTHYFTKVNPVAGLTYRFTPELSLYGGYSESNRAPTPLELACANPDRPCLLPNSLVADPPLKQVTAQTYEVGVRGLVPNVYEGGLLSYKLGAFRTDLTNDIIQLATPGNAARGYYVNVPATRRQGIEVAAEYTRGDLSLYANYALIDATYRFNGTLSSPNNPLSDDGAIFVTPGKKVPLVPEHQIKAGFDYLLLPGWRLGLNVQAFSSSFYRGDDSNLNRKLPAYYVLNLNTSYQVNKNLEVFGLITNLTNNRYTTFGTFFEPGLVAGRYPVNDPRTTTLAQPLSIYGGVRYVFDADVVPAPVEPLVRKF, from the coding sequence ATGCGAGCGCTTCGCAGCGGCCTCGTTGCCTCGGTCGCCCTTCTGCCTGGCAGCGCGTTCGCGCAGGAGGCCGTGAGTCTGGATGAAATCAGCGTCGTTGCGACCACGCCCGTCGGCGCGGCCGGCTCCGGTGCACGTCGGGGCGCGCCGTCCTTCGGTGCGGTGCCGTCCGGTGTCGCGGCACCACGCCTGCGGGGCGGCGACCAACCGCTCTTCAAGATCCCCAGCACCGTCGAGACGGTCACGGCGGCCGATCTCGACGTCGACCGGGGCACCTTCAACGCGGTCGCGACCCTGGCCCGCCGGGTCCCCGGCTTGAACCTGAGCGACTCGCAGGGCAGCGCGGGTCGCGTCGACATCACCTATCGCGGTTTCACCGCCTCGCCGGTCCAGGGCGTGCCGCAGGGGCTCGCCGTCTACCAGAACGGCGTGCGCATCAACGAGGCGTTCGGCGACGTCGTCAATTTCGACCTGATCCCGCCGGTCGCGATCCAGCGCATCGACGTCGTGACCGGCAACCCGATCTTCGGCCTGAACGCGCTGGGCGGCGCGGTCAACATCCAGATGAAGAACGGCTTCACGTGGCAGGGCACCGAGATCAGCGCGCTCGGCGGCTCCGACGGGCGGATCGCCGGCTCGCTCCAGTACGGCAAGATGGTCGGCCCGTGGAGCTTCTATTTCGCCGGTGACGGCCTCAACGATCGCGGGTGGCGCTTCGAATCCCCGAGCACGATCGGCCGCATCTACACCGATATCGGCTATCGCTCACAGGATTCCGAGTTCCACCTGATCGGTCAATTCGCGCGGACCTTCTTCGGGGCCGCGGCGGCGGCGCCGGTCGATTTCACCCGTGTCGACGATCGGGCCATCTTCACCTACCCGCAGACCACGACGCAGCAGGTCGGCACGCTCCAGATGACCGGGCGCGTCGATGTCTCGCCGAGTTGGGATCTGGCCGGGAATGCCTATTTCCGCCGCTTCAGCAACCAGTACGTCGACGGCAACGACGGGAATTTCGAGAACTGCAGCACCCGGTCCAGCTTCCGCGGCCGGCTCTGCTTCGAGGATGATGGCTTCTCCCCCTCGGCCGGACAGTCGCAACTCGCCTTCCGCGATCAGTTCCTGATCCTCGGGCGCGGGCTCAACGCGCCGGGCATCCCGTTCACGGGGGGCGTGCCCTACGGCACCCTGGATGTGACCAAGACCGAGGCGACGGGCTACGGCGGCTCGCTTCAGGCGGCCAACCGCGACCGCGTCCTCGACCACGGCAACAGCTTCGTCGTCGGCGGCAGCATCGATGTCGCCGATTACAGCTTCAAATCGTCGAGCACGCTGGGGGTCATCAATCCCGACCTCTCGGTCACGACCGACCCGAACAACCCCTTCTACGGAACCATCCCGGGCCTCGGCACGCAGCAGATCCGCACGGCCGGCGCGCTCGGCATCGCCCCGAGCCAGGTGATCGGCTCGAACCTCTACATGGGCCTTTATGCCAGCGACACCTTCGACGTCACCGATCAGCTCTCGCTGACCGCCGGCGCGCGCCTGAACTTCGCCCGCATCTCCACGCAGGACCTGACCGGCTTCTCGCCGGACGTGACGGGCACCCACTACTTCACCAAGGTGAACCCGGTCGCGGGCCTGACCTATCGCTTCACCCCCGAGCTGTCGCTCTATGGCGGGTACTCGGAATCGAACCGGGCGCCGACGCCGCTCGAGCTCGCCTGCGCCAATCCCGACCGGCCCTGCCTCCTGCCGAACTCGCTCGTGGCCGACCCGCCGCTCAAGCAGGTCACGGCGCAGACCTACGAGGTGGGCGTGCGCGGCCTCGTGCCGAACGTCTACGAGGGCGGCCTGCTCAGCTACAAGCTCGGCGCCTTCCGCACCGACCTGACCAACGACATCATCCAGCTCGCCACGCCCGGCAACGCGGCCCGCGGCTACTACGTCAACGTTCCGGCGACGCGGCGACAGGGGATCGAGGTCGCGGCGGAGTACACGCGCGGCGATCTCTCGCTCTACGCGAACTACGCTTTGATCGACGCCACCTACCGGTTCAACGGCACCCTGTCTTCGCCCAACAACCCGCTCTCCGACGATGGCGCGATCTTCGTCACGCCGGGCAAGAAGGTGCCGCTGGTGCCCGAGCATCAGATCAAGGCCGGCTTCGACTACCTGCTCCTGCCGGGCTGGCGCCTCGGGCTGAACGTCCAGGCTTTCTCTTCGTCCTTCTACCGCGGCGACGACTCGAACCTGAACCGCAAGCTTCCGGCCTATTACGTGCTCAATCTGAACACGAGCTACCAAGTCAACAAGAACCTCGAAGTGTTCGGTCTGATCACCAACCTGACCAACAACCGGTACACCACCTTCGGCACCTTCTTCGAGCCCGGTCTGGTCGCCGGACGCTACCCGGTCAACGATCCGCGCACCACGACCCTCGCGCAGCCGCTCTCGATCTACGGCGGCGTCCGCTACGTCTTCGACGCCGATGTCGTGCCGGCGCCGGTGGAGCCGCTCGTCCGCAAATTCTGA
- a CDS encoding L,D-transpeptidase family protein codes for MKMDGGRAGIGGSDETALHGCRARVLDRRSFLFGSAAAMGALGLGGCVTSDGTLLAEAAKVYGPMPDERFPIPAVDISKVDPKYYRRTVRYETREAPGTIVVDPRNYYVYRVEGDGSATRYGANVGRDGFLWSGDAYVGRKSEWATWTPPKEMIRRQPEAAKYARGMPGGLDNPLGARTLHLYQNGAYTLYTIYASSDPESIGSGITSGCVGLLSQDMIHLYARTPVKTKVVVLPA; via the coding sequence ATGAAGATGGATGGTGGGCGCGCCGGGATCGGCGGCTCCGACGAGACCGCTCTGCACGGGTGCCGGGCCCGGGTTCTCGACCGCCGCTCGTTTCTGTTCGGCTCGGCGGCCGCCATGGGTGCGCTCGGGCTCGGCGGCTGCGTCACGTCCGACGGGACGCTGCTCGCCGAGGCGGCGAAGGTCTATGGGCCGATGCCGGACGAACGGTTTCCGATCCCGGCGGTCGATATCAGCAAGGTCGATCCGAAGTATTACCGTCGGACGGTTCGGTACGAGACGAGGGAGGCGCCCGGAACCATCGTCGTCGATCCGCGCAACTACTATGTCTACCGCGTCGAGGGCGACGGTTCCGCCACCCGCTACGGCGCCAATGTCGGACGCGACGGGTTCCTGTGGAGCGGTGACGCTTATGTCGGCCGGAAGTCCGAGTGGGCCACTTGGACGCCGCCCAAAGAGATGATCCGGCGGCAGCCCGAGGCCGCCAAATACGCCCGTGGGATGCCGGGTGGCCTCGACAATCCGCTCGGCGCCCGCACTCTGCATCTCTACCAGAACGGCGCCTATACGCTCTACACGATCTACGCCAGCAGCGACCCCGAATCGATCGGCAGCGGCATCACGAGTGGCTGCGTCGGCCTGCTCAGTCAGGACATGATCCACCTCTACGCCCGCACCCCGGTCAAGACGAAGGTGGTGGTCCTCCCGGCATAG
- a CDS encoding LysR family transcriptional regulator, with protein sequence MALFVEVAKQKSFSKAAVTLGMPISSLSRRISHFEQMVGLRLLDRTTRRLVLTPYGEAYLAQAGRLVDEAQQALDDLVAEAKGPSGLLKIAAPPDFWVLHHLSRFITEFSAAYEHIRVHVDLKPSAIDLLGDNYDLAVTIEEPRETSLIMRKVAEIGNGLFAAPAYLDERGWPAKPHELTDHSAIVSSPGAGTTWSLDRNGEVVSVAVGGALSCNSPNLARKFALAGQGIISTHRLSVERDVANGRLEQVLPEWDLPPTPVYIVTTSRLLPAKTRRFIEFAMQQLPSMLAAGTGGEAWSKLRTDHTGVRLISP encoded by the coding sequence ATGGCCCTCTTCGTCGAGGTGGCCAAACAGAAAAGCTTCAGCAAAGCCGCGGTCACTCTGGGCATGCCGATCTCGTCGCTGTCGCGGCGGATTTCTCACTTCGAACAGATGGTGGGCCTGCGCCTGCTCGACCGCACCACCCGGCGCCTTGTCCTGACGCCTTACGGTGAAGCCTATCTCGCTCAGGCAGGCCGCCTCGTCGACGAGGCGCAGCAGGCCCTCGACGATCTCGTGGCCGAGGCGAAGGGGCCGAGCGGCTTGCTCAAGATCGCCGCGCCGCCAGACTTCTGGGTGCTGCATCACCTCTCGCGGTTCATCACGGAATTCTCCGCTGCGTACGAGCACATCCGCGTGCATGTCGATCTGAAGCCCAGCGCCATCGATCTCCTGGGCGACAACTACGATCTGGCGGTGACCATCGAGGAGCCGCGCGAAACCTCGCTGATCATGCGCAAGGTCGCCGAAATCGGAAACGGCCTGTTTGCCGCGCCGGCCTACCTCGACGAACGGGGATGGCCCGCAAAGCCTCACGAGCTGACGGATCACAGCGCCATCGTCTCCAGCCCGGGCGCCGGCACGACGTGGTCTCTCGATCGCAACGGCGAGGTCGTCTCCGTCGCCGTGGGCGGGGCGCTCTCCTGCAACTCACCGAACCTTGCTCGCAAGTTCGCGCTGGCAGGCCAGGGCATCATCAGCACGCACCGCCTCAGCGTCGAGCGTGATGTGGCCAATGGCCGACTGGAGCAGGTGCTGCCGGAGTGGGACCTGCCGCCGACGCCGGTCTACATCGTCACGACCTCACGCCTGCTGCCGGCCAAGACGCGTCGCTTCATCGAGTTCGCGATGCAGCAGCTGCCCAGCATGCTGGCGGCGGGAACCGGTGGTGAGGCATGGAGCAAGTTGAGGACGGACCATACGGGTGTCAGGCTCATTTCACCCTGA
- a CDS encoding PAS domain-containing protein, with amino-acid sequence MIWVTDHKGNCTYLSPEWYDLTGQKLDEALGAGWTEAIHPDDRVAIVDGFAQACARQVEFMLRYRLRRGDGSYIWILDAASPSFTPLTHEFVGFLGLISRYKDDEAQDLTAKAEIGTFRPGRAQGEFAPRNKLDIAADYLIAARAVTVEYGDEVAAAIDNALYALAQALRRDRSEKGSADTHH; translated from the coding sequence ATGATCTGGGTCACTGATCACAAAGGAAATTGCACCTATCTCTCTCCAGAGTGGTACGATCTGACAGGCCAAAAACTTGACGAGGCGCTCGGAGCAGGCTGGACCGAAGCGATACATCCGGACGACAGAGTGGCGATTGTTGATGGCTTCGCTCAAGCCTGCGCTCGTCAGGTCGAGTTCATGCTGCGCTATCGCCTGAGACGCGGCGACGGCAGCTACATCTGGATCCTTGATGCCGCCTCGCCCTCGTTCACGCCGCTAACTCACGAGTTCGTCGGCTTCCTTGGTCTCATCAGCCGGTACAAGGATGATGAGGCGCAGGATCTCACCGCCAAGGCCGAGATCGGCACGTTCAGACCTGGTCGGGCACAGGGTGAGTTTGCTCCACGCAACAAGCTTGACATCGCCGCCGACTACCTCATCGCGGCACGAGCGGTGACTGTAGAGTACGGGGACGAAGTCGCAGCAGCTATCGACAACGCTCTCTATGCGCTCGCCCAGGCACTCAGGCGCGATCGTTCGGAGAAGGGGTCAGCGGACACGCATCATTGA
- a CDS encoding DUF6894 family protein: protein MPRYFFDIDDGVQDLRDNEGVILDDREHARKEAIATLAQLANDKLPDGNNHTFRANVRDETGKRIYEAALTLTSGWVP, encoded by the coding sequence GTGCCTCGTTACTTTTTCGACATCGATGATGGCGTGCAAGATCTGCGCGACAATGAGGGCGTCATTCTCGATGATCGGGAGCATGCCCGGAAGGAGGCGATCGCGACGCTCGCCCAGCTTGCCAACGATAAGCTGCCGGACGGCAACAACCATACCTTCAGGGCGAACGTACGCGATGAGACCGGCAAGCGGATCTATGAAGCCGCGCTGACGCTTACGAGCGGATGGGTT